CAATTTAACAAATATAGGCAAATTAATTATAAATGCATCTTTCGATGAGTTATTGTTAATATGGGAACATCAAAAAATTAAAATGGTTTCACAGTCTCCTATTACTGATATCCAGAATTTAAGTAGAGATATTCCTATAGATTCTGAAAAATTTAATACTTGTTTTCATCCTTATGTTTCTTTTTTGGAAATTATGGTGAATAATAATACTATTACATTAGATGATTATCAATATGTAATCTCTAGAGTTAGCCAAGAAGATAATTTAAAAGAGATATCAGATAGTATTTCTGATATTTTAACAGAATCTAAAGCAAAAATTTCGAACTTCAATAGAATTGCAGATAAAAAAATTGATGATTTTAAAAAGGAATTGGTAAAGTTTATTTTAGGTATTTCTGAAATGAAGAAAGATAAAGGAAGTAATTATTTTTCTTTCTTAACAAAATATGAAAATAAAAAAGTTAGTGTTTCAGATTCAGACAAAGCAAAATTTGTTTTGAAAAATTATAAATATATAACAAATTATTTAGATGAACAATATTTAGAAAGATACAATCAATTTAAAAATGAATTGAGAAATAAATATAATTCAAATACAAATAGTCAAGTATATGAAATTGATATTAATTTGAAGTATGAGTGGAGTAAATATATAATTAATCTAGATAAAAATTTATACTTTGGACTAATTTATATTTTATGTTCATTAAAAATAAGTAAATATGATTATGATTTAGATGAAAATATGTTTGGAAAAGAATTCAATAATTTTAAATCATTATTGAAATCATTTGGAATAAAGAAGAAACTAGATTTTATTAATTTAATGATGGGAATACAAGATACTTTTAAAGTTGAAGAAAAGCTTTTAGTTAGTGTTTCTGAGGATGATTATTCAATGACAGATTTTATTAATTTAGAAATTGAAGTTTCAATTGAAAAACTTTCTGAAATATCTAGACGAGCATCAGTCAATAATGTTATATCAAGAAAAAGAGATACAACATTAATACAAACAATAAAAACATATTATAATAAATACTATTTAACCGATGAAAGATTAATTAAATGTGATTGCTGTAAGGAGACTACATTTTTAACGACAAACAATTATCCTTATATAGAATTTCACCATTTAATACCATTTTCAACAGATTATGGTCCGGACCATTATTTAAATTTATTTGGATTATGTCCAAATTGTCATAGAAAAATGCATTTTATAAGCACTGAAAGTAAAAATGCGTTATACTCTGACTTATCATTGAATAATAATATGCAAAAAACATTAAAAAATAGAATAAGCGATTTATTAAGTGAAAACATACTTGAGCCTATTCATTTGGAGTTTTTATTAAAAGAGAAAATTATATCAAGAGAAGAATATGAGAGATATATGAATGGTGAAATAGCAGTATAATGGATGTATTAGAATTTGTAGATTTAAAAAAAAATATTAATGTTGAAGAGTTATATTCAAAAATAATTCATGCAAATAATGTAGATGTATTAAAATTATTACCTGAGAATTCTATAGATTTAATTGTAACAAGTCCTCCATATGATGATTTGAGAGATTATGAACAACAAATAATTTGGAATTTTGAGAAATTTAAAGTAATAGTAGATGAATTATATAGAATAATGAAAGATGGTGGAACTATAGTTTGGGTAGTTTCAGATAAAACAAAAGAAGGAAATAAATCATTAACAAGTTTTAAACAAGCAATTTATTTTCAAGATATAGGATTTAATATATATGATGTGATTATCTATGAAAAAGCTGGTTCTGGACCGCCTCATCCCAAGAGATATTTTAATACATTTGAATATATGTTTATAATTACAAAGGGTAAACCAAAAACAGTTAATTTATTAACTGATAAAAAGAATAAATGGGCGGGTGTCGAAACTTATTCTGAGATTACAAGAAGAGAAAAAGATGGTACTTTGACTAATAAGGGTAAAAAGACTGTTGGCGAATATGGAATTAGAACTAATATTTGGAGATATATTAATGGAAAGAATTTTTCAACAAAAGATAAAATAGCATATAAGCATCCAGCTATTTTCCCTGAAAAGTTGGCAGAAGACCATATTCTATCTTGGAGTAATGAAGGAGATGTTGTTTTAGATATTTTTGGAGGTAGCGGAACAACAGTGAAACAGGCAGAACTATTAAATAGGAAATGGATTTATATAGATAAAGTAAGAGAATATTGTGAAATAACTATAAAAAGAATGGAAGATTTAAAGAATGGAAACTAATTTATTATTTCAAACAATAATTTATGAAGCTCAAGATATTGATTTGTCAATAATTAAAATTAGTCAATTAAAACAAATGTTAAACAGTAGTGGAAATCTATTTATTATTGCAAATAATATCTATAAAAATGGAATTATTGAAAATTCTTTTTTTGATTTTATTGAAATAGCGTTAAATAATGAATTAAAATACGTTAATACAATAGTATTTCCTATTGAGAATTCAAAAGAAGGACTTAATCATAATATAAAATATTTGATTTGGTTCGTTCAAGATTATAATTTAATGACTTTTAATAAAGATACTATTAGAGAAAAACATATATGGAAAGATGTTGAGTGGGGAAAGCGTAAAAAGAATTATAATGAAAAAGGTAAAGACCCTAGTAATGTTTGGATACCAACGATTGATGATGGTAAAGGAAAAATTACTAGTCACATAATATTATCAATAGAACAAATTATCAATAGATGTTTAGTATCAACAACTAAGAAAAATGACCAAATCCTTATTGAAATGGGATACGATTTAAATAAAAAAGATTTAATAGGTGAAAGAAAAATAAAGATTTTAACAAATTCACTTGTAATAAATAATAGTAGTTTAGATAATAGTAGTTTAGATAATAGTAGTTTAGATAATAGTAGTTTAGATAATAGTAGTTTAGATAATAGTAGTTTAGATAATAGTAGTTTAGATAATAGTAGTTTAGATAATAGTAGTTTAGATAATAGTAGTTTAGATAATAGTAGTTTAGATAATAGTAGTTTAGATAATAGTAGTACTGCAGATGTGTATTTTAAAAGTTCTGAATCTATGAAAGAAATTAAAGATAATAGTGTTTCCTTAATGGTCACATCTCCACCTTATTGGGATTTAAAGAACTATTTTAAAAAAGGTCAAATAGGACAAGAAAACTATGAAGATTATTTAAATCGATTGGATAGTATTTGGAAAGAAACATTTAGAGTTTTAAAATTAGATGGGAGTATGTGGATTAATATTAATACAAGAACAAAAGATAAAAAGCCTATTTTGATTCCTCATGATATTATTAAGAGGTGTAAAAAGATAGGTTTTAAATTAAAAGATATAATTATTTGGCATAAATCATCAGGAATTCCAACTCATAAAAATAATTTAGTAGACAAGTATGAATATTTTTTATGGTTTAGTAAAACAAACAAAACAAATCTTAATATTAATAATATAAAAGAGTTAAATGATTATAAAAATAATTATTTGAATAATGGATTAATTTGGAATATAAATAGAAAAGCAGGTAGCGTAGGAAAAGATTTCATTCATCCAGCAATATATCCTACAGAATTAATTGATAGAGTTATAAAATTAATGACAATTGAAAATGATATTGTAATTGACCCTTTTCTTGGATCTGGTACATCAATGTTGTCATCTTTAAAGAACAATAGAAATTTTATTGGATATGAGTATAATGAAGATTTCTTAGATTTAATGAATTATAGAATTAATGAAGATAAATTGAATAGTAAAAACTCAATAAATTTTCATTTTAGTAAAAGAATCATAAATAAAAACAAAGTATTTAGGAAAGATAGTATTGATGGAAACTGAAGAATTGAGATTAAAAATATATGAGAGGTTAGGATTAGAGATTGGTAGTCTAAAATCTGAAAGTGGTAATGATTGGGTTCGTGCAGAAAAAGAAATTTTAGAGGAATATAGAAATACGATATTTGAAAAGCTAAAAGAACTAAATTCTATTGAATATTTAAACATAAATAAAGATAGTGATGAATATTGTTTAGTTATAAATTCTAATTCTTTATTATTGCAAAATGCTAAAGTAATTATTGCAAAAAGAGATGATTTAGATAAAGTAGATATTAACAAATTAATTTTAGATGGAAATAAAGATATTCTTATCAATTTAACAAAATATCAAAAATTATCATCAGATGAAATAGATTTAATAATTCCCAAAAGTACATATTTAGTAAAAAAAATTTAATTGAAAATCAAATACTTACATCAGAGCAAAAAGAAAAACTAGTATTATTGATGAAAGAAAGTAATCTTGATTATTCAGAATTGTTAAATAAATTTGTTACAATGATTTCGTAAATAAATTTAATAATGAGTTGTACATTTTATATAATAAAATTACTTGTATCATAATAATACTAAATTTATACGGAATTAATAAGTTTTATTTATTAGTTCTAATATAAAATTTAACTTAAGAAAAAGTGCACCAGAAATTATGAAATTTTTATTAAATTGTGCACTAAAGTGTGCACTAAAGTTAACAAGATTAATACATTTTGACAATATAAAATTAAAATAAGATTTTGAAAGTAAGAAGAATTATATAAAAATCACAAGCAACAATTACATTTTTCTTTTAAAAAGAAAATTATAAATTAAATTAGAATACCCATAAAATGGTGCGGATAACTGGATTTGAACCAGCACAAGTTTCCTTATGAGCACCTCAAGCCCACGTGTCTACCATTCCACCATATCCGCAATTCTAAATTTAACACCACGCTTTTAAAAGTCACCTCAAGGTAGCGTGTCTACCGTTCCACCACATCCGCATAGAAAAAATAGACCGAAATTATATCTATTTTTTCTTAAGCTTATCTATATTCGTTTTTATATTCTACATAATGTTTTGCATGGTCAATTAAACCTTGAACTTCCTCATCGCTTAACTCTCTTACAACTTTTGCAGGGCTTCCCATAATTAAGCTTTTTGGTGGGAAAACTTTGCCATATGTTACCAAAGAATTTGCTCCTACGATACTTCCTTCACCAATTACTGCATTATCTAAAATTGTAGCACTCATTCCTATTAGACAGTTATTTTCAATAGTACATCCATGAAGCATAACTTTATGACCAACTGTTACATTATCACCAATAATTGTTTTTGTATTTGTATCTGTATGAATACAAGATAGATCTTGAATATTTGTATTTTTACCAATTCTAACCTCATTTACATCAGAACGAATAACACAACCAAACCAAACAGAACTATCTTCTGCTATTTCTATATTTCCAATTAAATCTGCACTTGGTGCAATCCAAGCAGATGGTGCGATTTTTGGGTAAAACTCTTTAAATTTTAATATCATAATTTTCTCCTAAATATAAATTAGGATTGTATAAAAAAAAAGTAGCAATAAAATTACAAATATTTTTTATTTTTTTGCTCAAAATTTTAAAATATTTAATATAATTCCGTTTGTTTTAGATAAAAAAATTTTAGGAAATAAAATGGATATTGCTAATAGAATTAAACCTTTGGTTGAAGAGATTGCTTTTAAAAGTGTTGAAATAGATGAGCCATTATA
Above is a genomic segment from Aliarcobacter cryaerophilus containing:
- a CDS encoding HNH endonuclease, which encodes MPLSITDFVEKIIPGNYWLTKSMEFSKVNSSGTLWYLKKWIVYYKYLFFKDTITQKDYNEIRDIFISFIDTLPDNEHVRENAENFFFEIDIRNNESFLTLNDFLNNIPNLSTSNELQQYRISAKKFYFIYIMNVGGQAGYKKDIKQWIIEKNSYYNVLEKLKIKLLIDDKESDYSMLISDFPASFRNERQIFFYYGLFHGNEKADLNGFYNLTNIGKLIINASFDELLLIWEHQKIKMVSQSPITDIQNLSRDIPIDSEKFNTCFHPYVSFLEIMVNNNTITLDDYQYVISRVSQEDNLKEISDSISDILTESKAKISNFNRIADKKIDDFKKELVKFILGISEMKKDKGSNYFSFLTKYENKKVSVSDSDKAKFVLKNYKYITNYLDEQYLERYNQFKNELRNKYNSNTNSQVYEIDINLKYEWSKYIINLDKNLYFGLIYILCSLKISKYDYDLDENMFGKEFNNFKSLLKSFGIKKKLDFINLMMGIQDTFKVEEKLLVSVSEDDYSMTDFINLEIEVSIEKLSEISRRASVNNVISRKRDTTLIQTIKTYYNKYYLTDERLIKCDCCKETTFLTTNNYPYIEFHHLIPFSTDYGPDHYLNLFGLCPNCHRKMHFISTESKNALYSDLSLNNNMQKTLKNRISDLLSENILEPIHLEFLLKEKIISREEYERYMNGEIAV
- a CDS encoding DNA-methyltransferase — protein: MDVLEFVDLKKNINVEELYSKIIHANNVDVLKLLPENSIDLIVTSPPYDDLRDYEQQIIWNFEKFKVIVDELYRIMKDGGTIVWVVSDKTKEGNKSLTSFKQAIYFQDIGFNIYDVIIYEKAGSGPPHPKRYFNTFEYMFIITKGKPKTVNLLTDKKNKWAGVETYSEITRREKDGTLTNKGKKTVGEYGIRTNIWRYINGKNFSTKDKIAYKHPAIFPEKLAEDHILSWSNEGDVVLDIFGGSGTTVKQAELLNRKWIYIDKVREYCEITIKRMEDLKNGN
- a CDS encoding site-specific DNA-methyltransferase, yielding METNLLFQTIIYEAQDIDLSIIKISQLKQMLNSSGNLFIIANNIYKNGIIENSFFDFIEIALNNELKYVNTIVFPIENSKEGLNHNIKYLIWFVQDYNLMTFNKDTIREKHIWKDVEWGKRKKNYNEKGKDPSNVWIPTIDDGKGKITSHIILSIEQIINRCLVSTTKKNDQILIEMGYDLNKKDLIGERKIKILTNSLVINNSSLDNSSLDNSSLDNSSLDNSSLDNSSLDNSSLDNSSLDNSSLDNSSLDNSSLDNSSLDNSSTADVYFKSSESMKEIKDNSVSLMVTSPPYWDLKNYFKKGQIGQENYEDYLNRLDSIWKETFRVLKLDGSMWININTRTKDKKPILIPHDIIKRCKKIGFKLKDIIIWHKSSGIPTHKNNLVDKYEYFLWFSKTNKTNLNINNIKELNDYKNNYLNNGLIWNINRKAGSVGKDFIHPAIYPTELIDRVIKLMTIENDIVIDPFLGSGTSMLSSLKNNRNFIGYEYNEDFLDLMNYRINEDKLNSKNSINFHFSKRIINKNKVFRKDSIDGN
- a CDS encoding gamma carbonic anhydrase family protein, with protein sequence MILKFKEFYPKIAPSAWIAPSADLIGNIEIAEDSSVWFGCVIRSDVNEVRIGKNTNIQDLSCIHTDTNTKTIIGDNVTVGHKVMLHGCTIENNCLIGMSATILDNAVIGEGSIVGANSLVTYGKVFPPKSLIMGSPAKVVRELSDEEVQGLIDHAKHYVEYKNEYR